From the genome of Cognaticolwellia beringensis, one region includes:
- a CDS encoding peptidase M18 — protein sequence MNLTKSLTTIAIVSALTFTQTSFVQAADTKTKAESPSSWLNLSAKELKAVERYATEYKDYIYKAPTELTFVTETIKRVKKQGFKKLTEKSKLSPGARFYDVNRDRTITLIVIGKKPLEQGTRIVGAHIDAPRLEIKGRPLFEKEKFAMFQTYIHGGIKTYQWVNIPLALVGRVDKKDGTTVNISVGFDENDPIFLVTDLAPHVDSPNRKRTSRDVIGKEELDIIVAAKPELDKKIKDQVSEYLKSEYDISVEDLVSAELALVPATKPRDVGFDRSMIAAYGQDDKASSIAAVKALTEQKTPEYTAIAYLVDNEEVGNINNTGASSTYLVDLISGLLHNQKGDSYNDYQLRKVLRNTKVISADVNPGVNPTWSNVWELGNAPRLGNGVNLKLYGGGFNANSEYMAWTRNYLDNSDIKWQTSTYKGKASGGTIGSDLSNDNMEVIDFGIPILSIHSPYAVGSKVDLYSLYKAMSAFYQEK from the coding sequence ATGAATTTAACTAAATCATTAACTACTATTGCCATTGTAAGCGCTTTGACGTTTACACAAACTAGCTTTGTTCAAGCGGCAGACACCAAAACTAAGGCTGAATCTCCATCTAGCTGGTTAAACTTAAGTGCTAAAGAGCTGAAAGCAGTAGAACGCTACGCAACTGAATATAAAGATTATATTTATAAAGCACCAACGGAATTAACCTTCGTTACAGAGACTATTAAGCGGGTTAAAAAACAAGGTTTTAAAAAACTAACCGAAAAAAGCAAATTATCACCAGGTGCGCGCTTTTATGATGTTAACCGTGATCGTACTATTACCCTGATTGTGATCGGTAAGAAACCACTAGAGCAAGGCACACGTATCGTCGGTGCTCACATTGATGCCCCGCGTCTTGAGATTAAAGGGCGACCTTTATTTGAAAAAGAAAAGTTTGCTATGTTTCAAACTTATATTCACGGCGGGATTAAAACCTATCAATGGGTTAATATTCCATTAGCCCTAGTGGGACGAGTGGATAAAAAAGATGGCACCACGGTAAATATTTCAGTTGGCTTTGATGAAAATGATCCTATCTTTTTAGTGACAGATCTTGCTCCGCATGTTGACTCGCCTAATCGTAAGCGCACCAGTCGCGATGTTATCGGTAAAGAAGAGCTTGATATTATCGTTGCTGCCAAGCCTGAATTAGATAAAAAAATTAAAGATCAAGTCAGTGAATATTTAAAGTCAGAATATGATATTTCAGTGGAAGATTTAGTATCAGCCGAGCTTGCCTTAGTGCCAGCAACTAAACCACGCGATGTTGGCTTTGACCGCAGTATGATTGCAGCGTACGGCCAAGATGATAAAGCGTCTTCAATAGCTGCTGTTAAAGCATTAACTGAGCAAAAAACACCAGAATATACGGCTATTGCTTATTTAGTTGATAATGAGGAAGTCGGTAATATCAATAACACCGGTGCGAGCTCTACTTATTTAGTCGACTTAATTAGTGGTTTACTGCATAACCAAAAGGGCGATAGTTATAATGACTACCAATTGCGCAAAGTATTACGTAATACTAAAGTGATTTCTGCAGATGTAAATCCTGGTGTTAATCCAACATGGTCAAATGTCTGGGAACTAGGGAATGCTCCGCGTTTGGGCAATGGCGTTAACTTAAAGCTTTATGGTGGTGGTTTTAATGCTAACTCTGAGTATATGGCATGGACGCGCAATTATTTAGACAATTCTGATATTAAGTGGCAAACATCAACTTATAAAGGTAAGGCTTCTGGCGGTACAATTGGCAGTGATTTATCTAACGATAATATGGAAGTCATTGATTTTGGTATTCCAATTTTATCAATTCATTCACCTTATGCCGTTGGTTCAAAAGTTGATTTGTATTCATTGTACAAAGCGATGTCAGCGTTTTATCAGGAAAAGTAG
- a CDS encoding 1-acyl-sn-glycerol-3-phosphate acyltransferase — MFDDIRPYRDDEVVAVIEKLINEKGLQASIASLKMPRLYQALPQLACTIVKWSLKFRAQKFHNIKQIQIEVAKYLHHLIKKSTDGFSYSGMDNFDNTKPALFISNHRDIVLDVALVNLALYKSGINTVEAAVGDNLLHQPWVADLMRINKSFIVKRNEENKRAMLKASKQLSAYIHDTVANRNQNIWIAQREGRAKDGIDKTNSALVSMLLLNKDKQIPIADYLAEINIVPVSISYEFDPCDNDKAIELAEKEATGSYQKQEGEDLKSITQGLIGQKGRVHIEFCQPIQGDYADSKAIAAAIDKEIISNYKLYDSNLVAHAKLNQQQTDDTVLEQLNKRMENLTLAQQHWLLTMYANPVAAKQQLKL; from the coding sequence ATGTTTGATGATATACGTCCTTATCGTGATGATGAGGTAGTTGCCGTAATCGAAAAGTTAATTAACGAAAAAGGCTTACAAGCTTCGATCGCCAGTTTAAAAATGCCACGCTTATATCAAGCTCTGCCGCAACTTGCTTGCACCATTGTAAAGTGGTCGTTAAAGTTTCGCGCTCAAAAATTTCACAATATTAAACAAATCCAAATTGAAGTTGCAAAATACTTACATCATTTAATCAAAAAAAGTACTGACGGCTTTAGCTATAGCGGCATGGATAATTTTGATAACACAAAACCTGCACTGTTTATAAGTAATCATCGTGATATTGTTTTAGATGTAGCCTTAGTGAATTTAGCTTTATACAAAAGTGGTATAAATACGGTAGAAGCGGCAGTAGGCGATAACTTACTGCATCAGCCTTGGGTTGCCGACTTAATGCGTATTAACAAAAGCTTTATTGTAAAACGTAACGAAGAAAATAAACGCGCGATGCTTAAAGCGTCTAAACAATTATCTGCCTATATTCATGACACAGTCGCTAACCGAAACCAAAACATTTGGATAGCACAACGTGAAGGACGAGCCAAAGATGGTATAGACAAAACTAATTCAGCATTAGTTTCTATGCTCTTACTTAATAAAGATAAACAAATCCCTATAGCAGATTACCTAGCGGAAATTAACATAGTACCAGTATCAATTTCTTATGAGTTTGATCCCTGTGATAATGACAAAGCAATAGAGCTTGCTGAAAAAGAAGCCACCGGCAGTTATCAAAAACAAGAAGGCGAAGACTTAAAAAGTATTACACAAGGTTTAATTGGTCAAAAGGGCCGAGTACATATTGAGTTTTGTCAGCCGATTCAAGGCGATTACGCCGACAGTAAAGCCATCGCCGCTGCTATCGATAAAGAGATTATTAGCAACTATAAATTATACGACAGTAACTTAGTGGCACATGCAAAGCTTAATCAGCAACAAACTGACGATACTGTGCTTGAACAACTTAACAAACGCATGGAAAACCTGACGCTAGCACAACAGCATTGGTTATTAACCATGTATGCTAACCCTGTCGCTGCAAAGCAGCAGTTAAAGCTATAA
- a CDS encoding GNAT family N-acetyltransferase, with translation MILDTARLKLRLLNTSDAEMILALLNEESFIKNIGDKAVRNLQDALNYINNGPLAVQAKFGFSFYCCVKKDDGQAIGISGLTKRDGIDYPEIGFAFFAKYCRQGYGFESAQAIIHYANAQLAIKHLQAICNPDNEASKTLLQRLGFSFDKHTTLADTNQTVMLFDLNAS, from the coding sequence TTGATTTTAGATACAGCTAGATTGAAACTACGACTACTTAACACTAGTGATGCAGAGATGATTCTAGCATTATTAAATGAAGAATCATTTATTAAAAATATTGGAGATAAAGCCGTTAGAAATCTGCAAGATGCTCTAAATTATATCAACAATGGCCCATTAGCTGTACAGGCAAAGTTTGGTTTTAGTTTTTACTGTTGTGTTAAAAAAGATGATGGTCAAGCCATTGGTATATCAGGCTTAACTAAAAGAGATGGCATTGACTATCCTGAAATTGGTTTTGCATTTTTCGCTAAGTATTGTCGCCAAGGCTATGGTTTTGAATCTGCACAAGCGATTATTCACTATGCCAATGCTCAACTAGCCATTAAGCATCTACAGGCAATATGTAATCCAGATAACGAAGCGTCTAAAACTTTATTGCAACGGCTCGGTTTTAGTTTTGATAAACACACCACCTTAGCGGATACTAATCAAACAGTTATGCTGTTTGATCTTAACGCGTCGTAA
- the hpf gene encoding ribosome hibernation-promoting factor, HPF/YfiA family: MKINLSGHHVDVTESIKEHIHEKFSKIATHFPTLISLDIILSYEHHKHNIEIRTTYEGGRMSVSANDSVMYPAIATGVKKLDAALKHRKGLLKANLHSKPVTTAPEIAHEKVQEMNLN, encoded by the coding sequence ATGAAAATAAATCTTTCAGGTCACCATGTAGACGTTACAGAATCAATTAAAGAACATATCCATGAAAAGTTTTCAAAAATAGCCACACATTTTCCAACCTTAATTTCACTAGACATTATTTTATCTTACGAACATCACAAACATAATATTGAAATTCGCACTACATATGAAGGTGGTCGTATGTCGGTATCAGCGAACGATAGTGTGATGTATCCTGCCATTGCCACAGGAGTAAAAAAATTGGATGCTGCATTGAAGCATCGTAAAGGTTTATTAAAGGCTAATTTACATAGCAAACCGGTAACAACAGCACCCGAAATTGCTCACGAAAAAGTTCAAGAAATGAACCTGAATTAA
- the arfB gene encoding alternative ribosome rescue aminoacyl-tRNA hydrolase ArfB yields the protein MLEISNNVTIADWEIELTGIRATGNGGQRVNKVETAIHLRFDIKRSSLPPIYKDRLLKLSDSRVSSDGIIIIKAQSFRTQSMNKDDALKRLKELINSAMIVKKARRPTKPTKGSNLRRLDSKKKTSTNKVLRGKVDH from the coding sequence ATGTTAGAAATTTCCAACAATGTCACTATTGCTGATTGGGAAATTGAACTTACTGGGATTAGAGCCACTGGCAACGGAGGTCAACGAGTCAACAAAGTTGAAACCGCAATTCATTTACGTTTCGATATCAAACGTTCATCTTTACCTCCCATATACAAAGATAGGCTATTAAAACTCTCAGATAGTCGAGTCTCAAGTGATGGCATTATCATTATTAAAGCGCAATCTTTTAGGACACAATCAATGAATAAAGACGACGCGTTAAAGCGACTCAAAGAGTTGATTAACTCGGCAATGATAGTAAAGAAAGCTCGAAGACCCACCAAGCCGACAAAAGGCTCAAACCTTCGGCGTTTAGATTCAAAGAAAAAGACCAGCACAAATAAAGTATTACGCGGAAAAGTAGATCATTAA
- the nudC gene encoding NAD(+) diphosphatase, whose product MDNDLTFCQMPLDRASTLRKSNTWLQEKLSAVDSRFYFYWRGNYLYIEEKICVFTEKCTVDTDVDFSKTLAFTDVITRSPITFLGTNEDVAHFVCDLSLMTDIEITPWLGKVAFDKVEFIDFRRSLSLLNPQQAAIISYAKALIHWQKSALFCGHCGGKTKPMDGGHRLVCENDSCQKEHFPRTDPVVIMLVEYQPKSGPAVCLLAEHHRTPEQVYSTLAGFVDPGESLQEAVKREVYEEAGVTVSSVSFIDSQPWPFPNSLMIGFIAQAQGMDLCLEEAELRSAGWFTAQQLADFSEWGDEGDAPKLPRKESISRLLIDLWCERQLRIADNALSLDTV is encoded by the coding sequence ATGGATAATGATTTGACGTTTTGTCAGATGCCACTTGATCGCGCATCAACGTTAAGGAAAAGCAACACCTGGCTACAAGAAAAACTAAGCGCTGTAGATAGCCGTTTCTATTTTTATTGGCGTGGCAATTACCTTTATATTGAAGAAAAAATATGTGTATTTACTGAGAAATGTACCGTGGATACAGATGTCGATTTTTCAAAGACTCTAGCATTTACCGACGTTATCACTAGAAGCCCGATAACTTTTTTAGGCACGAATGAAGATGTTGCCCATTTTGTTTGTGATCTATCGTTAATGACTGATATCGAGATCACACCATGGTTGGGTAAAGTCGCTTTCGATAAGGTAGAATTTATTGATTTTAGGCGTTCATTGTCGTTACTTAACCCTCAACAAGCGGCTATTATAAGTTATGCAAAAGCCTTAATACATTGGCAGAAAAGTGCTCTGTTTTGTGGACATTGTGGTGGTAAAACAAAGCCTATGGATGGTGGTCATCGTCTAGTTTGTGAAAATGACAGTTGTCAAAAAGAGCATTTTCCTCGCACTGACCCTGTTGTTATTATGTTAGTTGAATATCAACCTAAATCTGGCCCTGCCGTCTGCTTATTGGCTGAGCATCATAGAACGCCTGAGCAAGTTTATTCCACGCTTGCGGGCTTCGTAGACCCCGGTGAGTCTCTGCAAGAAGCGGTTAAAAGAGAAGTTTATGAAGAAGCTGGCGTTACCGTTTCTAGTGTTAGCTTTATTGACTCACAACCTTGGCCATTTCCAAATTCTTTAATGATAGGTTTTATTGCCCAAGCACAGGGTATGGATTTATGTTTGGAAGAAGCAGAGTTACGTAGCGCTGGTTGGTTTACTGCTCAACAGTTAGCAGACTTTAGTGAGTGGGGAGATGAAGGTGATGCACCTAAGCTACCAAGGAAAGAGTCAATATCACGATTGTTAATCGATCTATGGTGTGAGCGGCAATTACGGATTGCTGATAATGCATTAAGTCTGGATACAGTGTAA
- a CDS encoding LysR substrate-binding domain-containing protein, with the protein MAIKNSLFSGLVTFEIAAKLGSFTQAASYLHITTGAISQQINLLESQLSIKLFERHSRGIKLTFAGQQIYQVVKNNFYEIESIITKLQQGQSQDGDIKLKLTPSFAYKWLVPRLHKFYTLYPNINIQTFAEGALVDHQDDNFDLAIDYGQSPYANKAAELILPEKLIPVMNPDYFQRFDWQDSSSKNQQKIWQSVNLLHDAMPWRHAKKNAEWAYWFTEMKIKADSHRGSFFNRTDMAMAAAEAGLGIALARYALVEDDFKQGRLVAPFKPIEANAGYYLIQHHSSTAIQCFKSWIMTEAN; encoded by the coding sequence ATGGCAATAAAAAACAGTCTATTTTCTGGTTTAGTTACTTTTGAGATCGCTGCAAAGCTTGGCAGTTTTACTCAAGCTGCGAGTTATTTACATATCACCACAGGGGCAATCAGCCAACAAATAAACTTATTAGAAAGCCAACTTTCGATTAAGCTATTTGAAAGGCACTCCCGTGGAATTAAGCTAACCTTCGCTGGCCAGCAGATTTATCAAGTAGTAAAAAACAACTTTTATGAAATAGAAAGTATTATTACTAAATTACAACAAGGCCAATCTCAAGACGGTGACATTAAACTAAAGCTTACACCCTCTTTTGCCTATAAATGGTTAGTTCCACGCCTACATAAATTTTATACCCTTTATCCAAATATTAATATTCAAACCTTCGCGGAAGGCGCTTTGGTTGATCATCAAGATGATAACTTTGATCTGGCTATAGATTATGGACAATCACCTTATGCGAATAAAGCCGCTGAATTAATATTGCCTGAAAAACTCATTCCGGTGATGAACCCTGATTATTTTCAACGCTTTGACTGGCAAGATAGTTCATCAAAAAATCAACAAAAAATTTGGCAGTCTGTGAACTTGTTACATGATGCAATGCCATGGCGACATGCTAAGAAAAATGCGGAATGGGCATACTGGTTTACTGAAATGAAAATAAAAGCAGACAGTCATCGAGGTTCTTTTTTTAATCGAACTGATATGGCAATGGCGGCAGCAGAAGCCGGTTTAGGTATCGCCTTAGCTCGGTATGCCTTGGTGGAGGATGACTTTAAGCAAGGCCGTTTGGTAGCACCTTTTAAGCCCATTGAAGCTAATGCAGGTTACTACCTTATACAACATCATTCATCTACTGCAATTCAGTGCTTTAAGTCGTGGATAATGACAGAAGCAAACTAG
- a CDS encoding D-amino acid dehydrogenase produces MKVIVLGAGVVGLTSAWYLAQAGHQVVVLDRQQGSGKETSFANAGQISYGYSSPWAGPGIPLKALKWLTQKHSPLVVKPGTSPALYLWAMAMLKNCNDKSYQTNKGRMLRIANYSRQCLLDLRKEHAIKYQDRQQGTLQVFRQQSQVDAVQKDMKLLTDYGTRFQLLDVADCIQKEPGLALVKDKIVAGLHLPDDETGDCYQFCQQLTELAIKAGVEFKFNVQVNRILTENDKITSVDTSIGQLKADAYVVALGSYSANLLHPLGINLPVYPVKGYSLTVPIIDADLSPVSTVMDESYKVALTRFDDRIRVAGTAELTGFNLDIAEKRKATIAMVVEDLFPQAGDMTKAEFWTGLRPMTPDGTPIIGKTKISNLYTNTGHGTLGWTMACGSGKLLADIVSGQQTDIDPSGLNSFRY; encoded by the coding sequence ATGAAAGTTATCGTTTTAGGTGCTGGTGTAGTTGGACTAACATCGGCATGGTACTTAGCCCAAGCAGGTCATCAAGTTGTTGTTCTTGATCGACAACAGGGCAGTGGTAAAGAAACCAGTTTTGCGAATGCAGGTCAAATTTCCTATGGCTATTCATCTCCTTGGGCCGGGCCAGGTATCCCGTTAAAAGCGCTTAAATGGTTAACTCAAAAACATTCTCCACTGGTTGTAAAACCCGGTACTTCACCAGCACTATACCTGTGGGCAATGGCAATGTTAAAAAACTGCAATGATAAAAGTTATCAAACTAATAAGGGCAGAATGCTACGCATCGCAAATTATAGTCGCCAATGCTTATTAGATTTACGTAAAGAACATGCTATAAAATATCAAGATCGTCAGCAAGGAACACTGCAAGTTTTTCGTCAACAGTCGCAAGTTGATGCAGTGCAAAAAGATATGAAATTATTAACCGACTACGGTACGCGCTTTCAACTACTGGACGTCGCAGATTGCATTCAAAAAGAGCCAGGATTAGCTTTAGTTAAAGATAAAATAGTTGCGGGTTTACATCTGCCTGATGACGAAACAGGAGACTGTTATCAATTTTGTCAGCAACTGACTGAGCTAGCAATAAAAGCAGGCGTGGAATTTAAATTTAACGTTCAGGTAAATAGAATATTAACAGAAAATGATAAAATAACCAGCGTTGATACCTCTATAGGTCAACTTAAGGCTGACGCATATGTTGTCGCATTGGGAAGTTATTCGGCGAATTTATTACACCCACTTGGCATCAATTTACCGGTATATCCAGTTAAAGGTTATTCACTTACCGTGCCTATTATCGATGCGGACCTTTCACCTGTATCAACCGTCATGGATGAAAGCTATAAAGTGGCATTAACTCGTTTTGATGATCGCATTAGAGTAGCAGGCACGGCAGAGCTAACAGGGTTCAATTTAGACATAGCCGAGAAAAGAAAAGCGACTATTGCCATGGTAGTTGAGGATTTATTTCCGCAAGCTGGAGATATGACTAAAGCCGAGTTTTGGACCGGATTACGACCAATGACGCCAGACGGTACACCAATTATAGGTAAAACTAAAATTAGTAATTTATATACCAATACCGGGCATGGCACATTAGGTTGGACAATGGCATGTGGATCAGGGAAATTACTTGCTGATATCGTCTCTGGTCAGCAAACCGATATTGACCCTAGTGGTTTGAATTCGTTTCGCTATTAG